The following is a genomic window from Methanobrevibacter sp..
TCCCTATATTAATTTTCAACATGCAAAACGTTCATTTTCTACATTATTTAATAACTATAAACTCTATAATTATTAAATGCATAAATACAAAAAAATTAATTTTAGAAAATACTTTAAAATTAA
Proteins encoded in this region:
- a CDS encoding helix-turn-helix domain-containing protein produces the protein MQNVHFLHYLITINSIIIKCINTKKLILENTLKLMIENENSIVSIRQISEASGIAIGGIYHYFSNKEE